One genomic window of Hymenobacter sp. BRD128 includes the following:
- a CDS encoding replication initiation protein has product MTDATQTLTISFPTEEIVRQHNAMINSPFNLASTEWRLFTCILARIRPTDTEFAVHVIPVSEFMDLSSSNWAYEYVRDMKSSLAGRTLQLEIIPETGKRLKSGRTHRDIPLFSLLDYVEGKGCIEAQLNHQVMPYLLELTRGGQFTRSVVQELKSLKSAYAHKLYWLLSEYRFRGSEPLPMMTCVTGWE; this is encoded by the coding sequence ATGACTGACGCTACGCAGACGCTCACGATTAGCTTTCCCACGGAGGAGATAGTTCGCCAGCACAACGCCATGATTAACAGCCCGTTTAATTTGGCATCCACGGAGTGGCGGCTTTTCACCTGTATTCTGGCGCGGATACGACCCACTGACACGGAATTTGCCGTGCACGTTATTCCAGTGTCCGAATTCATGGACCTTTCCAGCAGTAACTGGGCTTACGAGTACGTGCGCGACATGAAAAGCAGCCTGGCCGGGCGTACCCTGCAATTAGAAATCATCCCTGAGACGGGAAAGCGTTTAAAGTCAGGCCGTACCCACCGTGATATCCCGCTGTTTTCCCTCCTCGACTACGTTGAGGGGAAGGGCTGCATCGAGGCGCAGCTGAATCACCAGGTCATGCCCTACTTGCTGGAGTTGACGCGGGGGGGCCAGTTTACCCGCTCCGTGGTGCAGGAACTCAAGAGTCTCAAGAGTGCATACGCCCATAAGCTCTACTGGCTCCTATCGGAATACCGCTTTCGGGGGAGCGAACCTTTACCTATGATGACTTGCGTTACCGGCTGGGAATGA
- a CDS encoding transposase produces the protein MEGFTYDAEADCFTCSAGKVLTFRLFCKNQDSELGKIYRAASRDCRLCPRKPTCVPKVKKQQYIRTAYAAHYRRTLTRQGRYIRRLRQRTIEPVFGTLLQHYGLRRVNQHAMS, from the coding sequence ATCGAGGGCTTTACCTACGATGCGGAAGCAGACTGCTTTACGTGCTCAGCCGGCAAGGTGCTGACTTTTAGATTATTTTGTAAAAATCAGGACAGTGAGCTGGGGAAAATATACCGCGCGGCTAGCCGAGACTGCCGCTTGTGCCCGCGGAAGCCGACCTGCGTCCCGAAGGTCAAGAAACAGCAGTATATTCGAACCGCCTATGCCGCGCACTACCGCCGCACCCTGACCCGACAGGGTCGATATATACGTCGGCTGCGTCAACGTACCATAGAACCCGTATTTGGCACTTTACTGCAGCACTATGGCCTACGCCGGGTCAACCAACACGCGATGTCTTAG
- a CDS encoding outer membrane beta-barrel family protein — translation MKHVVALAHRILLLLCCSVLGQRAAAQAPGQGSGSLTGTVLDSLTQKPVPFATVVLLPPAPSEKAAAGQSADEQGYFELTKLKAGAYRLRISFVGYGVRTQAVTVTDGRLALGPIRLPATAQKLGEAVVVGQKPLMEVRPDRLVYNADQDVTNAGGTAQDVLRKAPLLAIDGQDNVTMRGNSNFKVLINNKPSPTLAANLKEALKSIPADQIKSVEVITTPPAKYDGEGTAGIINIVLKKGAKQGLNGTVGANAGNRGSNGNASLNFRQGKFNFTSSLNGGLNYNSHSASSSEQITYRPTRTDTLRQDGTGSNTGYYGSGSLGLDYDPAEHHSFSLNGSFFSYGGANQSGNLNRYSTPLPGFGALFLRDTRSTYNGGNAEVTGTYTRTYKQERREWSTLVQYAYNGNRNGYEFNQFNNSDRALDVSQASYRERSTTRLPGHEYTLQSDYTLPLGEKKTLEFGLKGIVRLTGSQAQVDTLFPALSPEFATSRYRGTAFDYRQDVEAAYATYNFNASEKLHLGLGGRVERTGLWAEFANTHTGIPYRSYVTPLPNANVSYELSKTSSLRLAYSRRISRPYIYYLNPYVNRSNPISYSYGNPDLDPELTHSVELSYNNFIKTTSFNVALSVLRTGNSIERVSFASTQPLLPVPAEIVPAPNLVLQTSANVASNTAFQLNGYVSTKPTEKWSLSVGGNVQYLLLRSTALGLTRRGFAGNYNVNTSYKATKTLTLQGNLFHSLARPTLQGRSSGFVYYGVGLRQTLLKGRADVSFNTQYPFTAQRTFSSETATPTFSQNSRFTNQQRQFRVGFTYRFGQQQAMRQRKSIRNDDIKGGGSSQGGGGS, via the coding sequence ATGAAGCACGTTGTCGCTTTAGCTCATCGAATATTGTTACTGTTATGCTGCTCAGTACTCGGCCAGCGGGCGGCAGCGCAAGCGCCTGGCCAGGGCAGTGGCTCGCTGACGGGCACCGTACTCGATTCGCTTACGCAAAAGCCGGTGCCCTTTGCTACGGTCGTGCTCCTGCCACCGGCCCCTTCCGAAAAAGCCGCGGCGGGGCAATCAGCGGACGAGCAGGGGTATTTTGAATTAACCAAACTAAAGGCCGGCGCTTACCGCTTACGCATCAGCTTCGTGGGCTATGGCGTGCGTACCCAGGCCGTAACCGTGACCGATGGCCGGCTGGCACTAGGCCCCATTCGGCTACCCGCTACGGCGCAAAAACTAGGCGAAGCGGTGGTGGTCGGCCAAAAGCCGCTCATGGAAGTCCGGCCGGACCGCCTCGTCTACAACGCCGACCAGGACGTGACCAACGCCGGCGGCACGGCCCAGGACGTGCTGCGCAAGGCCCCCCTGCTCGCTATTGACGGCCAGGACAACGTGACGATGCGCGGTAACAGCAACTTCAAGGTCCTGATTAACAACAAGCCCTCGCCCACGCTGGCCGCCAACCTGAAGGAAGCCCTCAAAAGTATCCCGGCCGACCAGATTAAATCGGTGGAGGTGATTACCACCCCGCCCGCCAAGTATGACGGGGAGGGCACGGCCGGCATCATCAACATCGTGCTTAAAAAAGGGGCCAAGCAGGGCCTTAACGGCACGGTGGGGGCCAACGCTGGCAACCGCGGCAGCAATGGCAATGCGTCGCTCAACTTCCGCCAGGGCAAGTTCAACTTCACCTCCTCGCTCAACGGGGGGCTGAACTACAACAGCCACAGCGCGTCGAGCAGCGAGCAGATAACCTACCGCCCTACCCGCACTGACACGCTGCGCCAGGACGGCACGGGCAGCAACACGGGCTACTACGGCTCGGGCTCGCTCGGCCTCGACTACGACCCCGCCGAGCACCACAGCTTCTCGCTCAACGGCTCCTTTTTCAGCTACGGCGGCGCTAACCAGTCGGGCAACCTGAACCGTTACTCTACGCCGCTGCCGGGCTTCGGAGCCCTGTTTCTGCGTGACACGCGCTCGACCTACAACGGCGGCAACGCCGAGGTGACCGGCACCTATACCCGCACCTACAAGCAGGAGCGGCGCGAGTGGAGCACCCTGGTGCAATATGCCTACAATGGCAACCGCAACGGCTACGAATTTAACCAGTTCAATAACAGCGACCGGGCGCTCGACGTGAGCCAAGCCAGCTACCGCGAGCGCAGCACCACCCGCCTGCCGGGCCACGAGTACACGCTGCAAAGTGACTACACCTTGCCCCTGGGGGAGAAGAAGACGCTAGAGTTTGGCCTCAAGGGTATTGTTCGCCTGACGGGCTCGCAGGCGCAGGTCGACACCCTGTTTCCGGCCCTGTCCCCCGAGTTTGCTACGTCCCGCTACCGGGGCACCGCCTTCGACTACCGCCAGGACGTGGAAGCCGCGTATGCCACGTACAACTTCAACGCCTCGGAGAAGCTGCACCTCGGCCTGGGCGGGCGCGTGGAGCGCACGGGCCTCTGGGCCGAGTTTGCGAACACCCACACCGGTATTCCCTATCGCAGTTACGTCACGCCGCTGCCCAACGCCAACGTGAGCTACGAGCTCAGCAAAACCAGTAGTCTACGCCTGGCCTACAGTCGCCGCATCAGCCGGCCCTACATCTACTACCTGAACCCCTACGTCAACCGCAGCAATCCCATCAGCTACTCCTACGGCAACCCCGACCTGGACCCCGAGTTGACGCACTCAGTGGAACTGAGCTACAACAACTTCATCAAAACGACGTCCTTCAACGTGGCGCTTTCCGTCTTGCGCACCGGCAATTCCATCGAGCGCGTGAGCTTTGCCAGCACCCAGCCGCTGCTGCCCGTACCCGCCGAGATTGTGCCCGCCCCCAACTTAGTGCTGCAAACCAGCGCCAACGTGGCCAGCAACACGGCCTTCCAGCTTAACGGCTACGTCTCGACCAAGCCCACCGAAAAGTGGAGCCTTAGTGTAGGAGGCAACGTGCAGTATTTGCTGCTGCGCAGCACGGCCTTGGGTTTGACCCGGCGCGGCTTCGCCGGCAACTACAATGTCAATACTTCTTACAAGGCGACCAAGACGTTAACGTTGCAAGGCAATCTGTTTCACTCCCTGGCGCGGCCAACGCTGCAGGGACGTAGCAGTGGCTTTGTCTACTACGGGGTAGGCCTACGCCAAACGCTGCTCAAGGGCCGGGCCGACGTGTCGTTCAATACGCAGTATCCCTTCACGGCACAGCGCACGTTTTCGTCTGAGACGGCCACACCCACTTTTTCGCAGAACAGCCGCTTCACCAACCAGCAGCGCCAGTTTCGGGTGGGCTTCACCTACCGCTTCGGGCAACAGCAAGCCATGCGCCAGCGCAAAAGCATCCGCAATGACGACATCAAGGGCGGCGGGAGCAGCCAGGGCGGCGGGGGCAGTTAG